From Hymenobacter sedentarius, a single genomic window includes:
- a CDS encoding GDP-mannose 4,6-dehydratase codes for MSTILVTGCAGFIGSHLSERLLADGYRVVGLDNFDPFYDRHTKVENLALLRPQPRFSFYELDLRHGLAALPPEPYAAVVHLAAKAGVGPSLREPAAYLDTNVLGTTHLLEWMRQQPQQLPNLLFASSSSVYGNTPARPFREDEPLFAHCISPYAASKLAGEELTFTYHHLYGLNVLNARFFTVYGPRQRPDLAIHKFARRLRAGQPLPVYGDGRTARDYTYIDDIVDGIVRGLAYLDAHAGTYEIVNLGNSHPISLLELVAALGQAMGVAPQLEFLPAQAGDVDVTFADISKARKLLGYQPRTALPEGLRQFVSWLDEREFVPAHPQPARAVDLVPPV; via the coding sequence AGCGAACGGCTGCTGGCCGACGGCTACCGGGTGGTGGGCCTCGACAATTTCGACCCGTTTTACGACCGCCACACTAAGGTTGAGAACCTGGCGCTGCTTCGGCCCCAGCCCCGGTTTTCTTTTTATGAGCTGGACTTGCGCCACGGCCTCGCCGCCTTGCCGCCCGAGCCCTATGCCGCCGTGGTGCACCTCGCAGCCAAAGCCGGCGTGGGGCCGTCGCTACGCGAGCCAGCGGCCTACCTCGACACCAATGTGCTTGGTACCACCCACTTGCTGGAATGGATGCGGCAGCAGCCGCAACAATTGCCCAACTTGCTGTTTGCTTCTTCCTCGTCGGTGTATGGCAACACGCCCGCGCGGCCCTTCCGCGAAGACGAACCGCTGTTTGCCCACTGCATTTCGCCCTATGCCGCCAGCAAGCTGGCCGGTGAGGAGCTCACCTTCACCTACCACCACCTCTACGGGCTGAATGTGCTGAACGCGCGGTTCTTTACCGTGTACGGCCCCCGGCAGCGCCCTGATTTGGCCATCCACAAGTTTGCGCGGCGGCTGCGGGCCGGCCAGCCCCTGCCCGTGTACGGCGACGGCCGCACCGCCCGCGACTACACCTACATCGACGACATCGTGGACGGCATCGTGCGCGGCCTGGCTTATCTGGACGCGCACGCTGGCACCTACGAAATCGTGAACCTCGGCAACAGCCACCCCATCTCGCTGCTGGAGCTGGTGGCGGCCCTCGGACAGGCCATGGGGGTGGCGCCGCAGCTGGAGTTTCTGCCGGCCCAGGCCGGCGATGTGGACGTCACGTTTGCCGACATCAGCAAGGCCCGGAAGCTGCTGGGCTACCAGCCCCGCACGGCCCTGCCCGAGGGGTTGCGGCAATTTGTGAGCTGGCTCGATGAAAGGGAATTCGTCCCTGCCCACCCCCAGCCTGCGCGCGCCGTGGACTTGGTGCCGCCCGTGTAA
- a CDS encoding lipid-A-disaccharide synthase N-terminal domain-containing protein, translating to MLSAQQLALGIGLTSQLLFSSRIVLQWVQSERARRVLVPALFWEISLISSFLMIIYGMLRHDPVILAAQLVSYGIYIRNLQLQGEWPKLSPWFRAAAYVFPVAMLGWAGVGNRYFSLQAVLRPGIPSGVLLLGAVGQTVFLLRFVFQWLYSERQGESVLPLGFWVVSLAGSLLILAYALLRDPIDVVLIIGNVFGTVVYFRNIVLLRRGQRQQVAG from the coding sequence GTGCTTAGTGCCCAGCAGCTGGCCCTGGGCATCGGCCTCACGTCGCAGCTGCTGTTTAGCAGCCGCATTGTGCTGCAATGGGTGCAGAGCGAGCGGGCCCGCCGGGTACTGGTGCCCGCGTTGTTCTGGGAAATCAGCCTGATATCGTCGTTTTTGATGATAATCTACGGCATGCTGCGCCACGACCCGGTGATACTGGCGGCTCAACTCGTGAGCTACGGCATCTACATCCGCAACCTGCAGCTGCAGGGCGAGTGGCCCAAGCTAAGCCCCTGGTTTCGGGCGGCGGCTTACGTGTTTCCGGTGGCCATGCTGGGGTGGGCGGGGGTGGGAAACCGGTACTTCAGCCTGCAGGCGGTGCTGCGCCCCGGCATTCCGAGCGGGGTGCTGCTGCTGGGCGCGGTGGGCCAAACGGTGTTTCTGCTGCGGTTTGTTTTCCAGTGGCTGTATTCGGAGCGCCAGGGTGAGTCGGTGCTGCCGCTGGGGTTTTGGGTGGTGAGTCTGGCCGGTTCGCTGCTCATCCTGGCCTACGCCCTGCTGCGCGACCCGATTGACGTGGTGCTCATCATCGGCAACGTGTTTGGGACGGTGGTGTATTTCCGGAACATCGTGCTGCTGCGCCGAGGGCAGCGGCAGCAGGTAGCGGGGTAG
- a CDS encoding glycosyltransferase, whose translation MSDASSVSVAPYLASQSLTVLVPVYNEEESLRQLVVEVDKFLSQTPVPTTVLFVNDGSTDGSLALLRDICRPGTAYEFISLSENRGLSTAIKAGIDHSRSTLVGYIDSDIQTTPLDFLTFFEFFPAYDMVNGIRAKRQDTFVKKVSSKVANGVRRALINDGIEDTGCPLKIIKIEYARRLPLFHGLHRFLGALVQLQGGRVKQIPVRHFPRFAGTAKYTLWNRAWKPLVDTFGFRWIRSRWKNYEIGEQYRATSRA comes from the coding sequence GTGTCTGACGCTTCGTCCGTTTCTGTTGCTCCTTACCTAGCCTCGCAGTCGTTGACGGTGCTCGTGCCCGTGTACAACGAAGAAGAAAGCCTGCGCCAGCTGGTGGTGGAGGTGGATAAGTTTCTAAGCCAGACGCCGGTGCCCACCACGGTGCTGTTTGTCAACGATGGCAGCACCGACGGCTCGCTGGCCTTGCTGCGCGACATCTGCCGGCCGGGCACTGCCTACGAGTTCATTTCCCTGAGCGAAAACCGTGGACTGAGCACGGCCATCAAAGCCGGCATCGACCACAGCCGCAGCACGCTGGTGGGCTATATCGATTCGGATATCCAAACCACGCCGCTCGATTTTCTCACCTTCTTCGAGTTTTTTCCGGCTTACGATATGGTGAATGGCATTCGGGCCAAGCGTCAGGACACGTTCGTGAAGAAAGTCTCATCCAAAGTGGCCAATGGCGTGCGCCGGGCCCTTATCAATGACGGCATCGAAGACACGGGCTGCCCCTTGAAAATCATTAAGATAGAATATGCCCGGCGGCTGCCGCTGTTCCACGGCCTGCACCGCTTTCTGGGCGCTCTGGTGCAGCTGCAGGGCGGCCGGGTGAAGCAGATTCCGGTTCGGCATTTCCCGCGCTTTGCCGGCACGGCCAAGTACACCCTCTGGAACCGGGCGTGGAAGCCGCTGGTCGACACCTTCGGCTTCCGCTGGATTCGGAGCCGCTGGAAGAACTACGAAATCGGGGAGCAGTACCGGGCTACCAGCCGTGCTTAG